Proteins from a genomic interval of Arachis hypogaea cultivar Tifrunner chromosome 10, arahy.Tifrunner.gnm2.J5K5, whole genome shotgun sequence:
- the LOC112715521 gene encoding large ribosomal subunit protein eL13z → MVKHNNVIPNGHFRKHWQNYVKTWFNQPARKTRRRLARQKKAVKIFPRPTAGPLRPVVHGQTLKYNMKVRAGKGFSLEELKAAGIPKKLAPTIGIAVDHRRKNRSLESMQANVQRLKTYKAKLVVFPRRARKVKAGDSTPEELANATQVQGSCLPIVRERPSVELVKVTDEMKAFKAYYKLRLERTNKKHYGARLKKAAEAEKEEKK, encoded by the exons ATGGTGAAGCACAACAATGTTATCCCTAACGGACACTTCCGTAAGCATTGGCAAAACTATGTGAAGACCTGGTTCAATCAACCAGCAAGGAAGACCAGAAGACGGTTAG CTCGCCAGAAGAAAGCTGTGAAGATCTTTCCCAGGCCTACTGCTGGACCTCTCAGACCAGTTGTTCATGGGCAGACTTTGAAATACAACATGAAAGTCAGAGCTGGCAAGGGATTTTCTCTTGAAGAACTGAAG GCTGCAGGTATTCCGAAAAAGCTAGCTCCAACCATAGGCATTGCTGTTGATCACCGTCGTAAGAACCGTTCCTTGGAGAGTATGCAGGCTAATGTTCAGCGGCTGAAAACATACAAGGCCAAATTGGTTGTGTTCCCAAGACGAGCACGCAAGGTTAAG GCTGGTGATTCTACTCCTGAGGAACTTGCAAATGCCACCCAAGTTCAGGGTTCATGCTTGCCAATTGTGAGGGAGAGGCCATCAGTAGAGCTTGTTAAGGTTACAGATGAAATGAAGGCATTTAAGGCTTACTACAAGCTTCGTCTTGAACGCACAAACAAAAAGCATTATGGTGCTAGACTCAAGAAGGCTGCTGaggcagaaaaggaagaaaagaagtaa